In Thermus aquaticus, the sequence CCGAGAGGGCGAAGGCGTGAAAGAGGGGGGCCTCGAGGGCCCTCAAGGGCGCCGTGGGGAAAAGGTCCTTCAGGGCCTTTCCCTGGCGCAAGGCGAGGAGAAGGAGGTAGGGGAGGTAGGGCCAAGGGCCCGTGGGGAGGCCCAGGGCGGAAAGGCCCAAGGCCCCCAGGGCCAAAGCCCGCGCCGGGGGAAGGGGGTCGGGGTCCAAAGACCTCAGCCCCTCCCACATGGGGACCTCCTCCCCGGGCCAGGGGGCCCTCATGAGGAGGAGCCTTTTCCCCTCGTGGCCGCCCAGGTAGACCCTAGGCCTGGGGGCCACCCCGAGGGGAAGGAGGTGGGCGGGGTCCTCCTTTAGGGCCTGGAAGAGCACGGGGTCCAGGGGAAGGCCGTCCACCAGGAACCAGGTGTGGGGCCTGCCCGAGAGGAGGAAGCCCAGGGCCCTTTCCACCCGGTGCCCCCGGTGGGCCAGGATGCCGGGCCAGGCCTCGGGGGGCTCCCTTAGGAGGGCCTCCCGCCAGGGGGGGTCGTGGGCCAGGGGCTCGGGCCTCAGGCTGAAGCGGACCTCCAGGACCTCCCCCTCTTCCAGGGCAAAGCGGGCCAGGGCGTTGCCGGAGGCCTCGTAGACCTCGAGGGGCCTTTTGGAAAGGGCCAGGTCCCAGACCCTCTGGCCGGGCAGGTCGGCCGGGAGGGGGAGGAGGTGCTCCCCGGCCTTTAGGGCGCGGAAGCGGAGGGCGAGGCGCACGGAAAACACGATACACTTTTCCCATGGACTGGCTCCTCACCCCAGGCCCGGTGCGGCTTCACCCCAAGGCCCTGGAGGCCCTCGCCCGGCCCCAGCTCCACCACCGCACCGAGCCCGCCCGGGCCCTCTTCCTCCGGGCGCGCACCCTCCTCAAGGAGGCCTTCGGCACCCAAGGGGAGGTCCTGATCCTGACAGGAAGCGGCACCTTGGCCATGGAGGCCCTGGTCAAGAACCTCTTCGCCCCCGGGGATAGGGTCTTGGTGCCCGTTTACGGCAAGTTCTCCGAGCGCTTTTACGAGATCGCCCTGGAGGCGGGGCTTGACGTCCACCGCCTGGACTTCCCCTACGGCCGGGTGCCGGGGCCCGAGGACGTGGCGCGAAAAGGGTACCGCGGCCTCCTCCTCGTCCACTCGGAGACCTCCACCGGGGCCCTCGCCGACCTTCCCGCCCTGGCCCGGGCCTTCAAGGCGGAAAACCCCGAGGGCCTGGTGGGGGCGGACATGGTGACGAGCCTCCTCCTCAAGGAGGTGGCCCTCGAGGCCTTCGGGGTGGACGCCGCCGCCTCCGGAAGCCAGAAGGGCCTCATGTGCCCGCCCGGCCTCGGCTTCGTGGCCCTCGCCCCTAGGGCCCTGGCCGCCCTCCGCCCCCGGGGCTACTACCTGGACCTCTCCCGGGAGCTTAGGGCCCAGCGGGAAGGGGAGAGCGCCTGGACCCCGGCCATCAACCTGGTGGGGGCGGTGGCGGCGGTCTTGGAGGAGGTCCTGCCGCGCCTAGAGGCCCACCTGGAGCTCAAGGCCTGGCAGAACGAGCTCCTTTACGGGGTGGGGGAGGCTTTGGGCTTGCGGCCGGTTCCGGAGGTGCGAAGCCCCGCCGTGGCCGCCTTTTACCTGCCCGAGGGCGTGGCCTACGGGGCGGTGAAGGAGGCCTTTGCCAGGAGGAAAGCGGTCATCGCCGGGGGGCAGGGGCCCCTGAAGGGCAGGATCTTCCGCCTCTCCCTCATGGGCCACTACGACCGCTACGAGGCCTTGGGGGTGGCGGCCCTCTTCCGGGAGGCCTTTAGCGATATTCTTCCAGCTTCTTGAGCATCTCCTCCCGGGTGTAGACCGCCCGGGCCCCGCCCACCAGCCTGGGCCTGGTCTTGGCGGCGAGGAGGACCGCTTCGCCCAGCTTCCGCGTGGAAAGCCTGAGGGGCACGGCCACCGGGCGCAGGTGCATCCCGATCAAGACCCCGCCGATGTCCATTCCCCCGTGGGCCTGGGCCTTCAGGGACTCCACCATGACCGGGTCCCGGAAGCGGAGGAAGGCGGCGGTGGCCAAGGCCCCGCCCGCCTTGGGGTGGGGGAAGACGGTGACCTCCTCGAGGCCGTAGGCCCTCAGGGCCTCCCGCTCCACCACCAGGGCCCGGTTCAGGTGCTCGCACCCCTGGACGGCCACGAAGACCCCCCGCGCCATAAGCGGGGGAAGAAGGCCCTCCAGGATGGCCTCGGCGGCCTCCAGGCTGGGCCTCGTCCCCACCTTCGCCCCCAGGACCTCGCTGGTGGAGCCCCCCAGGACGAAGAGGCTCCCTTCGGGCATGGGGAAAAGCTCCAGGAACTCCTCTATGGCCTTCCTGGCCTGCTGCCGTAACCCTTCCATGCCCCGAGCCTACATCCAAAAGGCCAGGTCTAAGAGGATGGAGAGAAACATCCCCAGGCTCACGCCCACGTTGGCCTGAAAGAAGGCCCGGTCCACCTGGGAGAGGTCCTCGGGGGAGACCAGGCGGTGCTCGTAGAGGAGGAGGCCCCCTACCAGGATTAGGCCCAGGAAGTAGAAGGGGCCGGCCCCGTAGCTCACCCCCGCCAGGAGGAAGGCGAGCCAGGCCAGGGCGTGGCTTACGCGGGCGATCCCGAGAGCCAGGGGGATGCCGAAGCGGGCGGGGATGCTCTTCACCCCGTGGGCCCGGTCAAAGGCGTAGTCCTGGGTGGCGTAGAGGATGTCAAACCCGGCGATCCACAAGGCCACCCCCGCCCAGAGCCAGTAGGCGGTGGGGGCGAAGCTCCCGGTGACGGCGATCCACCCGCCCGCCGCCGCCGCCCCGATGGTGAGGCCCAGAACGTAGTGGCACAGCCAGGTGAAGCGCTTGGTGTAGCTGTAAACGGTGAGGAAGAA encodes:
- a CDS encoding pyridoxal-phosphate-dependent aminotransferase family protein, with amino-acid sequence MDWLLTPGPVRLHPKALEALARPQLHHRTEPARALFLRARTLLKEAFGTQGEVLILTGSGTLAMEALVKNLFAPGDRVLVPVYGKFSERFYEIALEAGLDVHRLDFPYGRVPGPEDVARKGYRGLLLVHSETSTGALADLPALARAFKAENPEGLVGADMVTSLLLKEVALEAFGVDAAASGSQKGLMCPPGLGFVALAPRALAALRPRGYYLDLSRELRAQREGESAWTPAINLVGAVAAVLEEVLPRLEAHLELKAWQNELLYGVGEALGLRPVPEVRSPAVAAFYLPEGVAYGAVKEAFARRKAVIAGGQGPLKGRIFRLSLMGHYDRYEALGVAALFREAFSDILPAS
- a CDS encoding TIGR01440 family protein — encoded protein: MEGLRQQARKAIEEFLELFPMPEGSLFVLGGSTSEVLGAKVGTRPSLEAAEAILEGLLPPLMARGVFVAVQGCEHLNRALVVEREALRAYGLEEVTVFPHPKAGGALATAAFLRFRDPVMVESLKAQAHGGMDIGGVLIGMHLRPVAVPLRLSTRKLGEAVLLAAKTRPRLVGGARAVYTREEMLKKLEEYR
- the mqnP gene encoding menaquinone biosynthesis prenyltransferase MqnP, whose protein sequence is MSRLKLYLELIRFEHTLFALPFAYGGMLLAAGGWPGWRTFFLVTLAMVGARTMAMALNRLIDWPIDALNPRTKDRHLPRGLVKPWETLFLALLGLALLVYAGLSLNPLTARLLPVAVFFLTVYSYTKRFTWLCHYVLGLTIGAAAAGGWIAVTGSFAPTAYWLWAGVALWIAGFDILYATQDYAFDRAHGVKSIPARFGIPLALGIARVSHALAWLAFLLAGVSYGAGPFYFLGLILVGGLLLYEHRLVSPEDLSQVDRAFFQANVGVSLGMFLSILLDLAFWM